In the genome of Hymenobacter taeanensis, one region contains:
- a CDS encoding prephenate dehydratase, whose protein sequence is MLPTVAIQGFDGSFHQIAARHYFGPETLTAPCATFSEVVRQVASGSTGAGLMAIENSIAGSILPNYTLLRKSGLRVMGEVYLRIRQHLMALPGQQLSDIREVHSHPMALLQCADFLNQYHHWQLVESEDTALSAQRVREQGRPGVAAVAGRLAAELFGLEIVAEDIHAEKKNYTRFLVVARPENALEVEQPNKASLYFHTNHTQGSLARVLVRIADLGINLSKLQSCPKPGSTWHYYFHADLEFDQPEQLQAALRDIAPVTDGLEVLGVYHKGTTH, encoded by the coding sequence ATGCTCCCCACTGTTGCCATCCAGGGCTTTGACGGTAGTTTCCACCAGATAGCCGCCCGCCACTACTTCGGCCCCGAAACGCTGACGGCGCCCTGCGCCACGTTTAGCGAGGTGGTGCGCCAGGTAGCCAGCGGCAGCACGGGAGCCGGCCTAATGGCCATTGAGAATTCCATTGCCGGCAGCATTCTGCCCAACTACACACTGTTGCGCAAGTCGGGGCTGCGGGTGATGGGTGAGGTGTACCTGCGCATCCGGCAGCACCTGATGGCACTGCCGGGTCAGCAGCTTTCCGACATCCGGGAGGTGCACTCCCACCCCATGGCCCTGCTGCAATGCGCTGACTTTCTAAACCAGTACCACCATTGGCAACTGGTGGAGTCAGAAGACACGGCCCTGAGCGCTCAGCGCGTGCGGGAGCAGGGCCGGCCCGGCGTAGCGGCCGTAGCGGGCCGGCTGGCCGCCGAGCTGTTCGGCCTGGAAATAGTAGCCGAGGACATTCACGCCGAAAAAAAGAACTACACCCGCTTTCTGGTAGTGGCCCGCCCCGAAAACGCGCTGGAAGTGGAGCAGCCCAATAAGGCCTCGCTCTATTTCCACACCAACCACACTCAGGGCAGCCTGGCGCGGGTGCTGGTCCGGATTGCTGATCTGGGCATTAACCTCTCCAAGCTGCAGTCGTGTCCCAAGCCGGGCAGCACCTGGCACTACTACTTCCACGCCGACCTGGAGTTTGATCAGCCGGAGCAACTCCAGGCCGCCCTCCGCGACATTGCCCCCGTAACCGATGGCCTGGAGGTGCTGGGCGTGTACCATAAAGGCACTACACATTAA
- a CDS encoding metallophosphoesterase family protein: MNSWYSCGCTLALTGLVGCSLVEYSPNQTHMPATERALTNQALQRLQAHPKGKSDTVRFVFVGDTQRFYDETEQFVASVNRQRNIDFVFVAGDISDFGLAREFRWVHERLQQLQVPYLTVVGNHDLVGNGRAIYQTAYGPLNYTFRYGGTKFICLDTNGREYSFGARVPDVPWLQQQLQDTTGSRHTVVISHVPPTDEDFDPALVPSYTAALRGCPRLVFHLSGHVHRFSAGKPFHDGVTYLTTYSLAKHRYHIISLWGQRQFRLETVTYGPDA; this comes from the coding sequence ATGAACAGCTGGTATTCCTGCGGATGTACGTTGGCTCTCACTGGCCTAGTGGGATGCTCGCTGGTGGAATACAGCCCCAACCAAACGCACATGCCCGCCACCGAGCGGGCTCTCACCAACCAGGCCCTACAGCGGCTGCAAGCGCACCCTAAGGGGAAAAGTGATACCGTGCGCTTTGTGTTTGTGGGTGATACCCAACGGTTTTACGACGAGACCGAGCAGTTTGTGGCCAGTGTAAACCGGCAGCGTAACATTGACTTCGTGTTTGTGGCCGGCGACATTTCCGACTTTGGACTGGCGCGGGAGTTCAGGTGGGTGCATGAGCGCCTGCAACAGTTGCAAGTACCCTACCTAACGGTGGTGGGCAACCACGACCTGGTGGGGAATGGCCGCGCCATTTACCAAACCGCGTACGGCCCCCTGAATTACACTTTCCGCTACGGCGGTACAAAATTCATCTGCCTCGATACCAACGGCCGTGAGTACAGTTTCGGGGCCAGGGTGCCCGATGTGCCCTGGCTGCAACAGCAGCTGCAAGACACAACCGGCAGCCGGCACACGGTAGTCATCAGCCACGTGCCACCCACCGACGAAGACTTCGACCCCGCCCTGGTACCCAGCTACACCGCGGCGTTACGGGGCTGCCCGCGGCTGGTATTTCACCTGAGTGGCCATGTGCACCGCTTTAGCGCCGGCAAGCCCTTCCATGACGGGGTAACGTACCTGACTACCTATAGCCTGGCTAAGCACCGCTACCACATCATCTCGTTGTGGGGGCAGCGGCAGTTCCGGCTAGAAACCGTGACGTATGGGCCAGATGCGTAG
- a CDS encoding prephenate dehydrogenase produces the protein MVVTIIGIGLIGGSLALSLKETGLAHHIIGVDQSPDNQKQAIAIGLVDEIEADLAAAVGRADLVVVAVPMDAMLSVLPQVLDAATERQVVIDVGSTKATLLAHVNDHSNRARFVAVHPMAGTEYSGPSAAIPGLFRDKTLVICDAARSAEDAVARVEAVFGRLAMHLVYMDATAHDLHTAYISHISHITSFALALTVLEKEKEEQQIFALASGGFESTVRLAKSSPDMWVPIFRQNRVNVLDVLDEHIHQLQHLRELLNQEDYPAVYQQIQQANLIKKILK, from the coding sequence ATGGTAGTTACGATAATCGGAATTGGCCTGATTGGCGGCTCGCTCGCCCTTAGTCTCAAGGAGACTGGCCTGGCGCACCACATCATTGGCGTAGATCAAAGCCCTGATAACCAAAAGCAGGCCATAGCCATCGGCCTTGTTGATGAGATAGAAGCCGACCTGGCCGCCGCCGTGGGGCGGGCTGATCTGGTGGTAGTAGCTGTGCCCATGGATGCCATGCTCAGCGTGCTGCCCCAGGTGCTGGATGCTGCTACGGAGCGCCAGGTGGTAATTGATGTGGGCTCTACCAAAGCCACGCTGCTGGCCCACGTGAATGACCACTCCAACCGCGCCCGTTTCGTGGCCGTGCACCCCATGGCAGGCACAGAATACTCTGGCCCGTCAGCGGCCATACCTGGCTTGTTTCGCGACAAGACCCTCGTGATTTGCGACGCCGCCCGTAGCGCCGAAGACGCCGTGGCGCGGGTAGAGGCAGTATTTGGCCGCTTGGCCATGCACCTGGTGTACATGGATGCCACCGCTCACGACCTGCACACGGCGTACATTTCGCACATCTCGCATATCACTTCTTTTGCCTTGGCTCTCACAGTTTTAGAGAAAGAGAAAGAAGAACAGCAGATATTTGCACTGGCAAGCGGTGGTTTTGAGTCGACGGTGCGCCTGGCCAAAAGCTCGCCCGATATGTGGGTGCCCATCTTCCGCCAAAACCGCGTGAACGTGCTGGATGTGCTGGACGAGCACATTCACCAGCTTCAACACCTGCGCGAGCTGCTGAATCAGGAAGACTACCCGGCGGTTTACCAACAAATACAGCAAGCCAACCTGATCAAAAAGATTCTGAAATAA
- a CDS encoding lysophospholipid acyltransferase family protein, whose translation MLFYTVMKPLVQVALRVFFRQLEVRHPERLQMRGPLLITSNHPNTLMDPLVAAINRRQPVAFLAKSTFFKNPILRAIMESGNSIPIYRRQDLDTGAETLTPAQLEAQNEKAFGRCYDYFDKGGTIMIFPEGTSVSERRLRPLKTGAARIALGAEARHNFGLGLHILPMGINYFDPQRFRSDVYVELAEPIRVADYAEQYRQDPEAAADVLTNEIRRRMEASLIITRTDEEDELVTQVERTFGQHLIQDDEETLSDNFQLSRTLLKAVRFFEGHDPVRLAEVREQLHSYLEKLRRHRLTDDALETRPAAGSRASRILSAGIRLVLGAPLFVYGVINNYIPYKIPALIAKRATKDAEFVAPIMLVTGMLTFTLAYVAQTALVYHLTQDWRWTLLYFLSLPVSGFYALSYEGNLASRLRRLRALRLFREQRPLMESLLKQRQELLTILREAREVYLNTPAAPSSGRPSA comes from the coding sequence ATGCTTTTTTATACTGTGATGAAGCCCCTCGTGCAGGTGGCCCTGCGCGTGTTTTTCCGGCAGCTGGAGGTGCGCCACCCTGAGCGGCTGCAAATGCGCGGCCCCCTGCTCATCACCAGTAACCACCCCAATACGCTCATGGACCCGCTGGTGGCGGCCATCAACCGGCGGCAGCCGGTGGCGTTTCTGGCCAAGAGCACCTTCTTCAAGAACCCCATCCTGCGGGCCATTATGGAGTCGGGCAACTCCATCCCCATTTATCGGCGCCAGGACCTGGATACCGGGGCCGAAACCCTCACGCCAGCCCAACTGGAAGCCCAGAACGAAAAGGCCTTTGGGCGCTGCTACGACTACTTCGACAAAGGCGGCACCATTATGATTTTCCCGGAGGGCACTAGCGTGTCGGAGCGGCGGCTGCGGCCCCTCAAGACCGGCGCGGCCCGCATTGCGCTGGGGGCGGAGGCCCGCCACAACTTTGGGCTAGGCCTGCACATACTGCCCATGGGCATCAACTACTTTGACCCGCAGCGCTTCCGCTCCGATGTGTACGTGGAGCTGGCCGAGCCCATTCGGGTGGCCGATTACGCCGAGCAGTACCGCCAAGACCCCGAAGCTGCCGCCGATGTGCTGACCAATGAAATCAGGCGGCGGATGGAGGCCAGCCTTATCATTACGCGCACTGATGAGGAGGATGAGCTGGTAACGCAGGTAGAGCGCACCTTTGGGCAGCACCTCATCCAAGACGACGAAGAAACCCTCTCCGATAACTTTCAGCTTAGCCGCACTCTGCTGAAAGCCGTGCGTTTTTTTGAAGGCCACGACCCCGTCCGGCTGGCGGAGGTGCGGGAGCAGCTACACAGCTACCTCGAGAAGCTCCGGCGGCATCGCCTCACCGATGACGCCCTGGAAACCCGACCGGCAGCGGGCAGCCGGGCCAGCCGGATACTTTCGGCCGGGATACGGCTGGTGCTGGGCGCGCCGCTGTTTGTGTATGGGGTCATCAACAACTATATACCCTACAAAATACCAGCCCTGATAGCCAAGCGGGCCACGAAGGATGCAGAGTTTGTAGCCCCTATCATGCTCGTGACGGGCATGCTCACGTTTACCCTAGCCTACGTAGCACAAACTGCGCTGGTGTACCACCTCACGCAGGACTGGCGCTGGACGCTGCTGTATTTCCTGAGCCTACCCGTGTCGGGGTTTTACGCGCTCAGCTACGAGGGCAACCTGGCTAGCCGCCTGCGCCGTTTGCGCGCCTTGCGCCTGTTCCGGGAGCAGCGCCCCCTCATGGAGAGCCTGCTTAAGCAGCGCCAGGAGCTCCTGACTATTCTGCGTGAGGCCCGGGAGGTTTACCTCAATACGCCGGCGGCTCCTTCTAGCGGCCGCCCGAGCGCCTAG
- a CDS encoding pyridoxal phosphate-dependent aminotransferase: MQVSVASRLQHTQEYYFSQKLREIDGLNKAGKQIINLGIGSPDMPPHPNVVAALTRAAELPNTHAYQSYKGVPALRQAMAGWYQRQYGVALDPEAEILPLLGSKEGIIHVSMTFLEAGDEVLIPNPGYPAYRAAAHLSGATPLDYDLTAENNWLPDLEALGQRDLSRVKLMWVNYPHMPTGTAADAAFFTKLVAFATAHNILLVHDNPYSFILNTEQPQSLLAVPGAREVVLELNSLSKSHNMAGWRVGLLAGRADLLQEVLRFKSNLDSGMFLPVQLAAVEALNLDETWYQELNAHYRARRELVFELLDTIGCSYDRNQVGLFVWAPIPAGYADGYALSDELLYNASVFITPGGIFGSNGNNFIRVSLCQTKEVLQAALGRIKQAQQLSASAAD, encoded by the coding sequence ATGCAAGTTTCCGTAGCCAGCCGCCTTCAGCACACTCAAGAGTACTACTTCTCGCAGAAGCTGCGCGAGATTGATGGCCTGAATAAAGCCGGCAAGCAGATTATCAACCTAGGCATTGGCTCGCCCGATATGCCGCCCCACCCCAACGTGGTGGCGGCCCTTACCCGCGCGGCCGAGCTACCGAACACGCACGCTTACCAGAGCTACAAGGGAGTGCCGGCGCTGCGCCAGGCTATGGCGGGCTGGTACCAGCGGCAGTACGGTGTGGCGCTGGACCCGGAGGCGGAGATTCTGCCGCTGCTGGGCTCCAAGGAAGGTATCATTCATGTGAGCATGACGTTTCTGGAAGCCGGCGACGAGGTGCTGATTCCGAACCCTGGCTACCCAGCCTACCGGGCCGCCGCGCACCTGAGCGGCGCCACCCCCCTCGACTACGACCTGACCGCCGAAAACAACTGGCTGCCCGACCTGGAGGCGCTAGGCCAGCGCGACCTGAGCCGCGTAAAGCTGATGTGGGTGAACTACCCCCATATGCCCACCGGCACCGCCGCCGATGCCGCGTTCTTCACCAAGCTGGTGGCCTTTGCTACGGCGCATAACATTCTGCTGGTGCACGATAACCCGTACAGCTTCATCCTCAACACGGAGCAGCCCCAGAGCCTGCTGGCGGTGCCGGGCGCACGGGAAGTGGTGCTGGAGCTGAACTCCCTGAGCAAGTCGCACAACATGGCGGGCTGGCGCGTGGGCCTGCTGGCGGGCCGCGCCGATCTGCTGCAGGAAGTGCTACGCTTCAAGAGCAACCTCGACTCGGGCATGTTCCTGCCGGTGCAGCTGGCCGCCGTGGAGGCCCTGAACCTCGATGAAACCTGGTACCAGGAGCTAAACGCCCACTACCGTGCCCGCCGCGAGCTGGTGTTTGAGCTGCTCGATACCATTGGCTGTAGCTACGACCGCAACCAGGTAGGCCTGTTTGTATGGGCCCCCATTCCGGCGGGCTACGCCGACGGGTACGCCCTCAGCGACGAGCTGCTCTACAACGCCAGCGTGTTTATCACGCCGGGCGGCATCTTCGGCAGCAACGGCAACAACTTCATCCGGGTGAGTTTGTGCCAGACCAAAGAGGTGCTGCAGGCGGCGCTGGGCCGCATCAAGCAGGCCCAGCAGCTCAGCGCTTCCGCAGCAGATTGA
- a CDS encoding arylesterase — MQHILFFGNSLTAGYQLRASDSFPARIQEKIDALGLPYKAHNYGVSGETTAGGRQRIATVLGRFTALEVFVLELGANDGLRGIPVRETTQNLQFILDEVRRQHPAARIVLVGLEFPFDLGPLATLGGGRYGHYAQEFKALFRLLAEKNQVDFVPFLLQGVIGQRHLNLPDGVHPNAAGQRILADNVWATLRPVLERS; from the coding sequence ATGCAGCATATTCTTTTCTTCGGCAACAGCCTCACCGCGGGGTACCAACTCCGGGCCAGCGACTCATTCCCGGCCCGCATTCAGGAGAAGATTGATGCCTTGGGCCTGCCGTATAAAGCGCATAACTACGGCGTGAGCGGCGAAACCACGGCGGGCGGGCGGCAGCGCATTGCTACGGTACTGGGCCGCTTTACTGCGCTAGAGGTATTTGTGCTGGAGCTGGGCGCCAACGATGGGCTGCGCGGTATTCCGGTGCGCGAAACCACTCAAAACCTGCAGTTTATTCTGGATGAAGTGCGGCGCCAGCACCCCGCCGCCCGCATTGTGCTGGTGGGCCTGGAGTTTCCCTTTGACCTGGGGCCGCTGGCTACGCTGGGTGGGGGCCGCTACGGGCACTACGCTCAGGAGTTTAAGGCCTTGTTCCGGCTGTTAGCGGAGAAAAACCAGGTTGATTTTGTGCCCTTTCTGCTGCAGGGAGTTATTGGGCAGCGCCACCTAAACCTTCCCGATGGGGTGCACCCAAACGCCGCCGGCCAGCGCATATTAGCCGATAACGTGTGGGCCACCCTGCGGCCAGTACTAGAGAGGAGCTAG
- a CDS encoding metallophosphoesterase family protein — MPSVFRPNSLFTYLSVAATALGLSSCELIEFSPNDHRSPDDKQALTTKNLTALLAKPLPARDTLRFVYTGDSQRFYDDAEDLVKSVNQQKGVQFMLVAGDISDFGMAREMWWVDDQLRKLTIPYLTVIGNHDQVGNGRKAYEEVFGPLNYSFTYGDTKFIMTDTNGREYNFNGRIPDVSWVRQQLQDNTVRRHVIVSHVPPQDEDFDPAVREAYVGALREDPRLVFEMNGHRHDFSIGQPFNDGVTYVNSYAFEKRQYLIVTVWGDKEFRLKQVSF; from the coding sequence ATGCCTTCAGTTTTTCGCCCCAACTCTCTATTCACGTATCTATCTGTAGCCGCTACCGCCCTAGGCCTGAGCAGCTGTGAGCTGATAGAATTTAGCCCCAACGATCATCGCTCACCCGATGATAAGCAGGCGCTGACCACTAAAAATCTAACCGCCCTACTGGCTAAGCCGCTGCCCGCCCGCGATACCTTGCGTTTTGTGTACACCGGTGACTCTCAGCGTTTCTACGACGACGCCGAAGACCTGGTAAAGAGCGTGAACCAGCAAAAAGGTGTGCAGTTCATGCTGGTCGCCGGCGACATTTCCGACTTTGGCATGGCCCGCGAAATGTGGTGGGTCGATGACCAACTGCGTAAGCTCACTATCCCCTACCTCACCGTTATCGGTAACCACGACCAGGTGGGCAACGGCCGTAAGGCCTACGAGGAAGTATTCGGGCCGCTCAACTACTCCTTCACCTACGGCGACACGAAGTTTATCATGACCGACACTAACGGGCGTGAGTACAACTTTAATGGCCGCATTCCGGATGTGTCGTGGGTGCGCCAGCAGCTGCAGGATAATACCGTGCGCCGCCACGTAATTGTTTCGCATGTGCCCCCCCAGGATGAGGATTTCGACCCCGCCGTGCGAGAGGCTTACGTAGGAGCCCTGCGCGAAGACCCGCGCCTGGTATTCGAAATGAACGGCCACCGCCACGACTTCAGCATCGGCCAGCCCTTCAACGATGGCGTTACCTACGTCAACTCCTATGCCTTCGAGAAACGCCAATACCTCATCGTGACGGTATGGGGCGACAAGGAATTCCGCCTCAAACAAGTTTCCTTTTAA
- a CDS encoding DUF6952 family protein yields MKMPVIKRLVETQTLENLVAAEEALLEEQPLPFEVEGEDEGEKLTHIFAAIFILNHMRENGSQFKDALREYTKKVRVSIS; encoded by the coding sequence ATGAAAATGCCCGTTATCAAGCGCCTGGTAGAAACCCAGACGCTGGAAAACCTGGTAGCCGCCGAGGAAGCGCTGCTGGAAGAGCAGCCCCTGCCGTTTGAGGTAGAAGGCGAAGACGAAGGCGAAAAGCTTACCCATATTTTCGCGGCCATCTTCATTCTCAACCACATGCGCGAGAATGGCTCCCAGTTCAAAGACGCCCTGCGCGAATACACTAAAAAAGTGCGGGTATCTATCAGCTAG
- a CDS encoding chorismate mutase: protein MEQLITSPADQAEHKTFLAKKPLIISGPCSAETEEQLIETCTRLAATGKVDMLRAGIWKPRTKPGLFEGVGTKGLPWLQKAKQLTGLPTTVEVATPKHVEDALAFEVDVLWIGARTTVNPFSVQAVADALRNTDVPVFIKNPVHPDLELWMGAVERLAKAGVKNIGLIHRGFASYGNTEFRNAPMWHLPIEMKRRLPEMPIICDPSHICGNRTGLAGIAQKSIDLDFDGLMLESHIDPDNAWSDAKQQVTPERLAELLDGLIWRHETTDQQEFITVLTKLREQINQLDDEILHLLGRRMQVAENIGTYKKENDITILQTNRWNEILERGVQKGNQLGLTKDFILKYFDAVHLESINRQNRIMNRENL from the coding sequence ATGGAACAGCTCATCACCTCCCCTGCCGACCAGGCCGAACACAAGACCTTCCTGGCGAAGAAGCCCCTCATCATTTCTGGCCCCTGCTCGGCCGAGACGGAAGAGCAGCTCATTGAAACCTGCACCCGCCTGGCCGCCACCGGCAAAGTGGATATGCTGCGCGCCGGTATCTGGAAGCCCCGCACCAAGCCCGGCCTGTTTGAGGGCGTGGGCACCAAGGGCCTACCCTGGCTGCAGAAAGCCAAGCAGCTGACTGGCCTACCCACCACCGTGGAAGTAGCCACGCCCAAGCACGTAGAAGATGCCCTGGCCTTTGAGGTAGATGTGCTCTGGATTGGGGCCCGCACCACCGTAAACCCCTTCTCGGTGCAGGCCGTGGCCGATGCCCTGCGCAACACCGACGTGCCTGTGTTCATCAAGAACCCCGTGCACCCCGACCTGGAGCTGTGGATGGGCGCCGTGGAGCGCCTGGCCAAAGCCGGCGTGAAGAACATCGGTCTGATTCACCGGGGCTTTGCGAGCTACGGCAACACCGAGTTCCGCAACGCCCCTATGTGGCACCTGCCCATCGAGATGAAGCGCCGCCTGCCCGAAATGCCCATCATCTGCGACCCGAGCCACATCTGCGGTAACCGCACGGGCCTGGCGGGCATCGCGCAAAAGTCGATTGACCTGGACTTTGATGGTCTGATGCTGGAATCACACATCGACCCCGATAACGCCTGGAGCGACGCCAAGCAGCAGGTAACGCCCGAGCGCCTCGCCGAGCTGCTCGACGGCCTGATCTGGCGCCACGAAACCACCGACCAGCAGGAATTCATCACGGTGCTCACCAAGCTGCGCGAGCAGATCAACCAGCTCGACGACGAGATTCTGCACCTGCTGGGCCGCCGCATGCAGGTAGCCGAGAACATTGGCACCTACAAAAAAGAGAACGACATCACCATTCTGCAGACCAACCGCTGGAACGAGATTCTGGAGCGTGGGGTACAGAAAGGCAACCAGCTGGGCCTCACCAAAGACTTCATTCTGAAGTATTTCGACGCCGTTCACCTGGAGTCTATTAACCGCCAGAACCGCATTATGAACCGCGAGAATCTGTAG
- a CDS encoding proline iminopeptidase-family hydrolase codes for MTAPLLSRLSGLALAAALTFTGCQQKPSAPSAPDFESPNTVTTGYLQPFETGIRSGGIQLIPIKTPKGTFNVWTKRFGTGKIKVLLLHGGPAMTHEYMECFESFFPQEGIQFYEYDQLGSYYSDQPNDDDLWRTERFVNEVEQVRQALGIDKFYVLGHSWGGILALEYALKHQDHLAGLVISNMVASIPRYDAYNKTLRAQLRPSLLDSLEKFEVKKDYHNPTYEGLVFKNYYSQHLLRMAEMPDPVARSFKHVNQHVYELMQGPNEFKTAGRLLTWDRWNDLDKITVPTLMIGGQYDTMNPKDMEEMSHKVQKGNYLLCPQGSHMSMWDDQQTYFRGLTKFLKSVNDGTFKAGTTL; via the coding sequence ATGACCGCACCTCTCCTCTCCCGCCTGAGTGGCCTAGCCTTGGCTGCTGCCCTCACCTTTACCGGCTGCCAGCAGAAACCATCTGCCCCGTCGGCCCCTGACTTTGAGTCGCCGAATACCGTTACTACGGGCTATTTGCAGCCTTTTGAAACGGGTATCCGCAGCGGGGGCATACAGCTGATACCGATTAAGACGCCCAAGGGCACCTTCAATGTCTGGACGAAGCGGTTTGGGACGGGCAAGATCAAGGTGCTGCTCCTGCACGGCGGCCCAGCCATGACGCACGAGTACATGGAGTGCTTCGAGAGCTTTTTCCCGCAGGAAGGCATTCAGTTTTACGAGTACGACCAGCTTGGCTCCTACTATTCTGACCAGCCCAACGATGACGACCTATGGCGCACGGAGCGTTTCGTGAATGAGGTGGAGCAAGTGCGCCAGGCCCTGGGTATTGACAAGTTTTACGTACTAGGCCACTCCTGGGGCGGCATTTTAGCCCTGGAGTACGCCCTTAAGCACCAAGACCATTTGGCGGGCCTCGTCATCTCCAACATGGTGGCCAGCATCCCGCGCTACGATGCCTATAACAAAACCCTTCGGGCCCAGCTTCGGCCTTCCCTGCTGGATTCGCTGGAGAAGTTTGAAGTGAAGAAAGACTACCACAACCCCACGTATGAGGGCCTGGTGTTCAAGAATTACTACTCCCAGCACCTGCTGCGTATGGCCGAAATGCCCGATCCGGTGGCCCGCTCCTTCAAACACGTAAACCAGCACGTGTATGAGCTGATGCAGGGCCCTAACGAGTTTAAAACTGCGGGCCGCCTGCTTACCTGGGACCGGTGGAACGACCTCGACAAGATTACCGTGCCCACTCTCATGATTGGCGGCCAGTACGACACCATGAACCCCAAGGACATGGAGGAAATGAGCCACAAAGTGCAGAAAGGCAACTACCTGCTCTGCCCCCAGGGCAGCCACATGAGCATGTGGGACGACCAGCAGACCTACTTCCGAGGCCTCACCAAATTCCTCAAGTCAGTAAACGACGGTACTTTCAAAGCCGGCACTACACTATAG
- a CDS encoding thioredoxin family protein, translating to MPVTKATDADFRQLLDQHEKVVVKYYADWCGNCRLFSPKFKRLSEAEPEVAFLDVNAESSPEARKLANVTNLPYFAVFRNGELLETLAASKEEAVVELISKLHAN from the coding sequence ATGCCCGTTACGAAAGCCACTGATGCCGATTTCCGCCAGCTCCTCGATCAGCATGAAAAGGTAGTGGTGAAATACTACGCCGACTGGTGTGGCAACTGCCGGCTGTTCTCGCCAAAGTTCAAGCGCCTCTCCGAGGCTGAGCCCGAGGTTGCTTTTCTGGATGTAAACGCTGAGTCTAGCCCCGAGGCCCGCAAGCTGGCTAACGTTACCAACCTGCCCTACTTTGCCGTGTTCCGCAACGGCGAGTTGCTAGAAACGCTGGCCGCCAGCAAGGAAGAAGCCGTAGTGGAGCTGATTTCGAAACTCCACGCTAACTAA
- a CDS encoding TetR/AcrR family transcriptional regulator: MNQTDKTRLLEQVQVLFNRAGGITELSENDLITGLGLTPDAFQAAFQNKEEFLVQATRYDLERQKREHQQLLAPLGSPVERILALLKHGIAEMQRAPKTDYVALQQECPRVWEVLLLHLSTYSTPQIHGLLNEGVLQRQFRGDINIGLVTKIILEQMQLILNTAVFPPSRYNLAEVFRSIYLYYIRGICTDEGIRLAAAHFARI, translated from the coding sequence ATGAATCAAACTGACAAGACCCGCCTGCTTGAGCAGGTGCAGGTTTTATTTAACCGCGCCGGTGGTATAACTGAGTTATCAGAAAACGACCTGATTACTGGCCTAGGGCTCACGCCTGATGCCTTTCAGGCAGCCTTTCAGAACAAGGAAGAATTTTTGGTGCAGGCCACGCGCTATGACCTGGAGCGCCAGAAGCGGGAACACCAGCAGTTGCTAGCGCCGCTGGGCTCTCCGGTTGAGCGCATACTGGCTCTGCTTAAACACGGCATTGCGGAAATGCAGCGAGCCCCTAAAACCGACTATGTAGCCCTGCAGCAGGAATGCCCGCGGGTATGGGAGGTGCTGCTGCTGCACCTAAGCACGTACTCAACTCCCCAGATTCACGGTCTGCTGAACGAAGGCGTGCTGCAGCGCCAATTCCGGGGCGACATCAACATTGGGCTGGTAACCAAGATTATTCTGGAGCAGATGCAGCTGATTCTGAATACGGCGGTGTTTCCGCCCAGCCGCTACAACCTGGCCGAGGTGTTCCGGAGCATCTACCTGTACTACATCCGGGGCATTTGCACCGACGAAGGCATCCGGCTGGCGGCGGCGCATTTCGCCCGCATCTAG
- a CDS encoding TetR/AcrR family transcriptional regulator, with translation MEDTVLRQLIERANELLRQVGVGILHEEQLAVALDLTVPAFREIFGSKAGLLRLTTQQNLQRQRQEHDELFANLATPVECLLALLHHSLQELRSSPHYDYQVLREQYPESWGLIQEHLYVYSFPLLTRLLQEGIQEGQFRADLEPGMITHIMMALMNLIMNEAYFPPDHVNQADIYRSMFAPYVRGLCTVEGLRLVALHFERI, from the coding sequence ATGGAGGACACTGTACTCCGCCAATTAATAGAGCGCGCCAATGAGCTGCTACGCCAGGTAGGCGTTGGCATTCTGCACGAAGAGCAGCTGGCCGTAGCCCTTGACCTGACCGTACCGGCGTTCCGGGAGATCTTTGGCAGCAAGGCGGGTTTGCTGCGTCTCACTACCCAGCAAAACCTGCAGCGCCAGCGCCAGGAGCACGATGAGCTTTTCGCTAACCTGGCTACCCCGGTTGAGTGCCTGCTGGCCTTGCTGCATCACAGCCTGCAGGAGCTGCGCAGCTCCCCCCACTACGATTATCAGGTGCTGCGGGAGCAGTACCCGGAGAGCTGGGGCCTGATTCAGGAACACCTCTACGTGTACTCGTTTCCGTTGCTCACGCGCCTGCTGCAGGAGGGCATTCAAGAGGGTCAGTTCCGGGCTGATCTGGAGCCCGGCATGATTACGCACATCATGATGGCGCTGATGAACCTGATTATGAACGAGGCTTATTTTCCCCCCGACCACGTAAACCAGGCCGATATCTACCGGAGTATGTTTGCGCCCTATGTGCGCGGCCTATGCACTGTAGAGGGCCTGCGCCTAGTTGCTCTGCATTTTGAGCGTATATAG